In Methanomicrobiales archaeon, a genomic segment contains:
- a CDS encoding DNA-directed DNA polymerase, producing MSGTVDAVKEYHAPAACIDTGSGAVRIAINQVEYSNTAQGPVIHIFGRDESGCAVHLEVTGFRPYFYAPVGEADQNNLPPTVEVERGSVYRSIRGEPLRRLYTPRPTDVRDVRERFQHYEADIPFATRFMIDCGLTGGVEAPALTVDYREITPADVEAPARVCMLDIECDDSRGFPEAENDSILCITCWDSFENAYATFLFQPPGGSSDLPSLGRGATLPDGCFCEEKHAIRCYATEHAMLKGFVEHIRAVDPDILSGWNIEEFDIPYLLRRMEVLGLSPTLLARLPGQTERNALRGRAIFDLLQGYKKIHGATQKESYRLDAIAEAELGETKVRYNGTVSDLWRTDLRRLIEYNFTDVALCVAIDRENLIIEFYREIARYVGCPLDRTINSSSVIDVYVLRKAHGRFVLPSKGFAAGDEFEGATVFDPTLGIRENVVVLDLKSLYPMAMMTINASPETKDPEGEYRAPNGVRFRREPDGLTRSILAELLEEREERKRLRNQHPFGSRQYLLYDLQQNVIKVIMNSYYGVSGYARFRLYDREIGSAITSVGRAIIEHTRRVIEEMGYHVLYGDTDSCMVELPPSDIGTTIRTAREIEAALNASYADFARNTLNAEKHYFSIKFEKIYRRFFQAGKKKRYGGHLIWKEGREVDEIDVVGFEIRRSDSPQITRIVQKKVFDMLLRGEGFEAVRAYLSGIIRKYRAGKFTLDEIGIPGGIGKQLDQYETNDAHIRGAKYANQHLGAQFGRGSKPKRVYIKHVRARYPQTDVIAFEYGDQVPPEFVVDYETMLDKTIKQPISRIIEAVGWSWDDVDPTRTTLAQFGL from the coding sequence TCCGCCGACGGTCGAGGTGGAGCGGGGCTCCGTTTACCGCTCCATCCGCGGGGAGCCGCTGCGGAGGCTCTACACCCCGCGCCCCACCGATGTCCGCGACGTCCGCGAACGCTTCCAGCACTACGAGGCGGACATTCCCTTCGCCACGCGTTTCATGATCGACTGCGGGTTGACGGGAGGGGTTGAGGCGCCCGCTCTGACGGTCGATTACCGTGAGATTACGCCTGCCGATGTAGAGGCACCGGCACGGGTCTGCATGCTGGATATCGAGTGCGACGACTCCCGCGGATTTCCCGAGGCGGAGAACGACAGCATCCTCTGCATCACCTGCTGGGATTCGTTTGAAAATGCCTATGCAACGTTTCTGTTCCAGCCCCCGGGGGGGTCTTCGGATCTGCCGTCGCTCGGTCGCGGGGCCACGCTCCCCGATGGATGCTTCTGCGAGGAGAAGCACGCCATCCGCTGCTATGCGACGGAGCATGCCATGCTGAAAGGATTCGTAGAGCACATCCGGGCTGTGGATCCCGATATCCTGAGCGGATGGAACATCGAGGAGTTCGATATCCCCTATCTGCTGCGGCGCATGGAAGTGCTGGGCCTCTCTCCGACTCTGCTCGCCCGCCTGCCCGGGCAGACCGAACGGAACGCGCTGCGGGGGAGAGCCATCTTCGATCTGCTCCAGGGCTACAAGAAGATCCACGGGGCCACTCAGAAGGAGTCCTACCGGCTGGACGCGATTGCGGAAGCGGAGCTCGGCGAGACGAAGGTGAGATACAACGGAACCGTCTCCGATCTCTGGAGAACGGACCTGAGGCGGCTGATCGAGTACAACTTCACAGACGTCGCCCTCTGCGTCGCTATCGATCGCGAAAACCTGATCATCGAATTCTACCGGGAGATTGCCCGCTACGTCGGCTGCCCCCTGGACCGCACCATCAACTCCTCCAGCGTGATCGATGTCTACGTCCTGCGGAAGGCGCACGGACGGTTCGTGCTTCCGTCCAAGGGTTTCGCCGCAGGCGACGAGTTCGAGGGGGCAACCGTCTTCGATCCCACGCTCGGCATCCGCGAGAACGTCGTGGTGCTGGACCTGAAATCCCTGTACCCCATGGCGATGATGACCATCAACGCGTCTCCGGAGACGAAGGATCCGGAAGGGGAGTACCGGGCTCCGAACGGGGTCCGTTTCCGGCGGGAGCCGGACGGGCTGACGCGGAGCATCCTCGCGGAGCTTCTGGAAGAGCGCGAGGAGAGGAAGCGGTTGCGGAACCAGCACCCCTTCGGCTCCCGCCAGTACCTGCTCTACGATCTCCAGCAGAACGTGATCAAGGTCATCATGAACTCCTACTATGGCGTCAGTGGCTACGCCCGCTTCCGCCTGTACGACCGGGAGATCGGTTCGGCGATCACCTCGGTGGGAAGGGCGATCATCGAGCATACCCGCCGCGTGATCGAGGAGATGGGATACCACGTGCTCTACGGGGATACCGACTCGTGCATGGTGGAGCTCCCGCCCTCCGATATCGGGACGACGATCCGCACGGCGAGGGAGATCGAGGCGGCGCTCAACGCAAGCTATGCCGACTTCGCACGCAACACCCTGAATGCCGAGAAGCACTACTTCTCCATCAAGTTCGAGAAGATCTACCGCCGTTTCTTCCAGGCGGGCAAGAAGAAGCGCTACGGCGGGCACCTGATCTGGAAGGAGGGCAGGGAAGTGGACGAGATCGACGTCGTGGGGTTCGAGATCCGCAGGAGCGACTCGCCCCAGATCACCCGCATCGTCCAGAAGAAGGTCTTCGATATGCTCCTCCGGGGCGAGGGGTTCGAAGCGGTTCGGGCATATCTCAGCGGGATCATCAGGAAGTACCGGGCCGGGAAGTTCACTCTGGACGAGATTGGCATCCCGGGCGGCATCGGAAAGCAGCTGGACCAGTACGAGACGAACGACGCCCACATCCGCGGAGCGAAGTACGCCAACCAACACCTGGGCGCCCAGTTCGGGCGGGGGAGCAAGCCCAAGCGGGTGTATATCAAGCACGTGCGGGCACGGTACCCCCAGACGGATGTGATCGCTTTCGAGTACGGCGATCAGGTCCCCCCCGAGTTCGTGGTCGACTACGAGACGATGCTGGATAAAACTATCAAGCAGCCGATCTCCCGCATCATCGAGGCGGTCGGGTGGAGCTGGGACGACGTGGACCCGACGCGGACCACCCTCGCACAGTTCGGGCTTTAG
- a CDS encoding tetratricopeptide repeat protein: MKTLFDGGNASVWIRKGFDLMQVGKFGEAVEAFSRAIEIDPRSSRAHCGKGRAFAHLGRHAEALECFEKAIVAAPDDADAWYQRALSLAALGRHEQAILCFDKTLKADREDPYVWYRRGLSLEALGNYRDALDSYEEALKIRTVFEIKERRNRLLAEIKRGAED; this comes from the coding sequence GTGAAGACCCTGTTCGATGGCGGGAATGCGTCTGTGTGGATCAGGAAAGGGTTCGATCTCATGCAGGTGGGCAAATTCGGGGAGGCGGTGGAGGCCTTCTCACGGGCTATCGAGATCGATCCGCGGAGCAGCAGGGCACACTGCGGCAAGGGCAGGGCGTTTGCGCACCTGGGTCGGCATGCGGAGGCGCTGGAATGCTTCGAGAAGGCGATCGTCGCTGCTCCCGACGACGCGGATGCGTGGTACCAGCGGGCTCTCTCCCTGGCAGCTCTGGGGAGGCATGAGCAGGCGATCCTCTGCTTCGACAAGACCCTGAAGGCGGATCGGGAAGATCCTTACGTCTGGTACCGCCGCGGACTCAGTCTGGAGGCCCTCGGCAACTATCGGGACGCCCTGGACAGCTACGAGGAAGCCCTGAAGATCCGAACTGTCTTTGAGATAAAGGAGAGGAGGAACCGGCTGCTCGCGGAGATAAAAAGAGGCGCGGAGGACTGA
- a CDS encoding aldo/keto reductase: MDRLLTHSLGKSGREVTAVGLGGEGVLRTYGRSAMAAAVVEEAIGQGITYFDSARAYAGSEEYYGRIWSRRADVRSRIFQASKSAARDRAGAEVDLQQTLERMKVDHLDLWQIHDVRTRDDLQSIEGPGGALEAFERARDDGRCTFIGVSGHEDPSVLTYAVEHWPVDTVLLPVNPIEGILGGFLDTTLPAARDRGIAVIGMKVLGAGYYIDRNAGIPPELLIRYALSQEIDVIIVGCSHPDEVKTLAAAARGFKPLPEVEQHELLDRYRPYVQQMAFYRRVL; this comes from the coding sequence ATGGACAGGTTGCTGACACATTCGCTGGGGAAGAGCGGGCGGGAGGTCACGGCGGTCGGGCTCGGGGGCGAAGGAGTCCTCCGAACCTATGGGCGATCCGCGATGGCGGCCGCCGTCGTCGAGGAGGCGATCGGCCAGGGGATCACCTATTTCGATTCGGCTCGCGCGTATGCCGGCAGCGAGGAGTACTATGGGCGTATCTGGTCGCGGAGGGCGGATGTCCGCAGCAGGATCTTCCAGGCCAGCAAGTCCGCCGCCCGCGACCGGGCCGGCGCAGAGGTGGATCTCCAGCAGACGCTCGAGCGGATGAAGGTGGATCACCTGGATCTCTGGCAGATCCACGATGTAAGGACCCGCGACGACCTCCAGAGCATCGAGGGTCCGGGAGGGGCTCTGGAGGCGTTCGAGCGGGCTCGGGACGACGGGCGATGCACCTTCATCGGTGTCAGCGGCCACGAGGATCCTTCGGTGCTGACGTATGCTGTGGAGCACTGGCCCGTGGACACGGTGCTGTTGCCGGTGAACCCAATCGAGGGGATTCTGGGCGGATTCCTGGATACCACGCTTCCGGCGGCAAGAGATCGGGGAATCGCGGTTATCGGGATGAAGGTGCTCGGCGCCGGTTACTACATCGACCGGAACGCCGGGATACCGCCGGAACTTCTGATCCGCTATGCACTCTCGCAGGAGATCGACGTGATTATCGTTGGGTGCTCGCATCCGGACGAGGTGAAGACGCTTGCGGCTGCGGCACGGGGCTTCAAACCCCTCCCCGAGGTAGAACAGCACGAGCTCCTGGATCGCTACCGCCCGTATGTTCAGCAGATGGCATTCTACCGCCGTGTACTCTGA
- a CDS encoding fasciclin domain-containing protein encodes MIKKMGLVLGVLVLVLLLSAGCTVEDLTNISTTPTPGATLTPGVTATPGVTQTPGANQTPGAGQSIVEVLQGEGQFSTLLFAVDAANLTDTLTEGGPYTVFAPTDDAFDQVPNETLNDILADEESLNTLLLNHVVEGEYTEDELVGMGNVTTLAGETMNVSRGLLGGMTLNDNVSISDTFSADNGIIYAIDRVLIPEGLPSGNATSAVATTSPTAAPGIAAANTTDNRTGLTPGGVPVVVNVTNTTRNESIARSRSGFF; translated from the coding sequence ATGATCAAGAAGATGGGACTCGTGTTAGGGGTGCTTGTCTTGGTGCTTCTTCTCAGTGCAGGCTGCACTGTGGAGGACCTCACCAATATCAGCACGACTCCGACCCCCGGGGCGACCTTGACTCCGGGTGTAACAGCGACCCCTGGCGTAACGCAGACACCCGGTGCGAATCAAACGCCCGGAGCCGGGCAGTCGATCGTGGAGGTGCTGCAGGGCGAAGGGCAGTTCTCAACGCTCCTGTTCGCAGTCGATGCAGCGAACCTGACGGACACACTGACTGAAGGCGGTCCATACACGGTTTTTGCCCCGACAGACGATGCGTTCGATCAGGTGCCGAACGAGACGCTTAACGACATCCTTGCCGATGAAGAGAGTCTCAACACCTTACTGCTCAACCACGTCGTTGAGGGCGAGTATACCGAGGACGAACTTGTCGGTATGGGGAACGTGACGACCCTCGCGGGGGAGACGATGAACGTCAGCAGAGGGCTCCTGGGCGGGATGACGCTGAACGATAATGTATCCATATCCGACACGTTCAGCGCGGACAACGGTATTATTTACGCCATCGACCGGGTGCTGATTCCGGAGGGTCTCCCAAGCGGCAATGCCACCTCTGCCGTGGCGACAACCTCGCCGACCGCAGCTCCGGGTATCGCCGCGGCGAACACCACGGACAATCGGACCGGTCTGACACCCGGGGGAGTCCCGGTCGTCGTGAACGTCACGAACACGACGCGGAACGAGTCGATTGCGCGTTCCCGTTCGGGATTCTTCTGA
- a CDS encoding YbhB/YbcL family Raf kinase inhibitor-like protein, whose translation MHAHCLPIPTAKRFTGSMEECMADIRVSSDAFVPGGRIPREHTCEGQDLSPPIAWSNVPDGARSLLLIVEDEDAPRGIFTHWLIFNMPPDTRRLEENVPRRQRLSDGSVQGRNDFGTVGYRGPCPPPGKPHRFYFRVYALDTLLDLAGNEGRARFMRAMEGHVLARGEVMGIYGR comes from the coding sequence GTGCATGCGCATTGCCTGCCGATCCCAACGGCCAAGCGCTTCACCGGGAGCATGGAGGAGTGCATGGCGGATATCCGCGTATCATCCGATGCCTTTGTCCCCGGCGGCAGGATACCCCGGGAACATACCTGCGAAGGTCAGGATTTATCGCCGCCGATCGCCTGGAGCAACGTACCCGATGGGGCTCGGAGTCTCCTGCTCATCGTCGAGGATGAGGACGCTCCCCGCGGCATCTTCACCCACTGGCTGATCTTCAATATGCCGCCGGATACGCGGCGGCTGGAGGAGAACGTGCCGCGGAGACAGAGGCTATCCGACGGGAGCGTCCAGGGGAGAAACGACTTCGGCACAGTAGGGTATCGCGGACCCTGCCCCCCGCCCGGCAAGCCGCATCGCTTCTACTTCCGGGTGTATGCCCTGGACACGCTGCTGGATCTGGCGGGGAACGAAGGGAGAGCTCGCTTTATGAGGGCGATGGAGGGGCACGTTCTGGCCCGTGGAGAGGTGATGGGGATCTACGGGCGGTGA
- a CDS encoding DUF362 domain-containing protein, translated as MEYRVSIARCPEYRDEAIRAAVMQVLEPLGGLEQFVERGDRVLVKPNLLSPRPPDAAVTTHPALVRVVVRMVQEIGAIPIVGDSPGGRGTLTSYAHLLQKTGIQAVIDETGCESACFDAASTVISSEQARTFKRFPVADAVLNADVVIGLPKLKTHQLTLLTGAVKLLYGCLPGATKAEYHLHAADSVERFAELLLDLYISLPPALHIMDAVVGMEGNGPSNGNPRRIGLLMASRSGPALDFVAASIVGFDPLALPTVRLAALRGIGPASLADIRIAGEDPATVAVPDFKPAEAPILGRVPPEMLRVARWFLAVRPFVREESCIRCGACAENCPASAIRWRAGERSAIDCRSCIRCFCCQEICPANAIGITRPFLRRFIR; from the coding sequence ATGGAGTACAGGGTCTCCATTGCCCGCTGCCCGGAATACCGCGACGAAGCAATCCGCGCAGCGGTCATGCAGGTTCTGGAACCGCTGGGAGGGTTGGAGCAATTCGTGGAGAGGGGGGATCGCGTCCTTGTGAAGCCGAACCTGCTGTCCCCCCGTCCTCCGGATGCAGCTGTCACCACACATCCGGCTCTGGTGCGGGTCGTCGTGCGGATGGTGCAGGAGATTGGCGCCATCCCGATCGTGGGAGACTCGCCGGGGGGACGCGGAACGCTGACCTCCTACGCGCATCTCCTGCAGAAGACGGGGATTCAGGCCGTAATCGACGAGACCGGCTGCGAGTCTGCCTGCTTCGATGCCGCATCCACCGTTATCTCCTCGGAGCAGGCGAGAACGTTCAAGAGGTTCCCGGTAGCGGATGCGGTGCTGAATGCCGATGTGGTGATCGGACTGCCCAAGCTGAAGACACATCAGCTCACTCTTCTCACGGGCGCCGTAAAGCTCCTCTATGGATGCCTGCCAGGAGCGACAAAAGCGGAATACCACCTCCACGCAGCCGACAGCGTCGAGCGCTTCGCCGAACTCCTCCTCGATCTGTATATCTCCCTGCCCCCGGCGCTCCATATCATGGACGCGGTCGTGGGCATGGAGGGGAATGGTCCGTCGAACGGGAACCCGCGCCGGATCGGGCTTCTCATGGCAAGCCGAAGCGGCCCGGCGCTCGACTTCGTCGCCGCTTCGATCGTCGGTTTCGATCCGCTCGCACTTCCCACGGTTCGCCTGGCAGCCCTGCGGGGGATCGGTCCCGCGTCCCTTGCCGATATACGGATCGCAGGGGAGGATCCCGCCACCGTTGCGGTACCCGACTTCAAACCGGCGGAGGCTCCGATCCTGGGTCGGGTTCCCCCGGAGATGCTCCGCGTTGCCCGCTGGTTTCTCGCCGTCAGACCGTTCGTGCGGGAGGAGTCCTGCATCCGGTGCGGCGCCTGCGCGGAGAACTGCCCGGCTTCTGCCATCCGCTGGAGGGCGGGAGAGAGATCTGCCATAGATTGCCGATCATGCATCCGCTGCTTCTGCTGCCAGGAGATCTGCCCCGCGAATGCGATTGGGATCACGCGCCCGTTCCTCAGGCGGTTCATCCGATAG
- the budA gene encoding acetolactate decarboxylase, with protein sequence MRRWAGALGIAVLALIGLALLCWGSGEAAPPPDREVLYQVSTIDALVEGEYGGLVSLRELSGRGDFGIGTFESLDGEMIVINGTCYQVKGDGRAHVADPAVGIPFAAVTFFDADIEIPVAEGSTYSEFTASLDRNLPSKSVFYAIRMEGLFPAMVVRSVDAQQEPYPRLADALEFQKVYEYGNISGSLVGLYSPQNVGGLNVPGYHLHFISEDRRTGGHVLAFVAPEGAAELDATPQLHVVFREGANVADPGANLTDELERAEKQR encoded by the coding sequence TTGAGGCGGTGGGCAGGCGCTCTAGGGATTGCGGTGCTGGCGCTCATCGGGCTGGCTCTGCTCTGCTGGGGTTCGGGAGAGGCAGCCCCCCCGCCGGATCGGGAGGTTCTCTATCAGGTATCCACAATCGATGCCCTTGTGGAGGGAGAGTACGGCGGACTTGTCTCCCTGCGGGAGCTGAGCGGGCGCGGGGATTTTGGAATCGGTACGTTCGAATCCCTGGACGGCGAGATGATCGTAATCAACGGCACCTGTTACCAGGTGAAGGGGGACGGAAGGGCCCACGTCGCGGATCCGGCTGTCGGCATTCCGTTTGCCGCGGTGACATTCTTCGATGCCGATATCGAGATTCCGGTGGCGGAAGGATCCACCTATAGCGAATTCACCGCTTCCCTGGACCGCAATCTTCCATCGAAGTCCGTCTTTTACGCGATCCGGATGGAGGGACTCTTCCCCGCCATGGTGGTGCGCAGCGTGGATGCCCAGCAGGAGCCCTATCCCCGGCTTGCGGATGCGCTCGAGTTCCAGAAGGTCTACGAGTACGGGAACATCTCCGGGTCGCTCGTTGGATTGTACTCCCCCCAGAACGTAGGCGGGCTGAACGTGCCCGGCTACCATCTTCACTTCATCAGCGAGGACAGGAGGACAGGGGGGCACGTTCTGGCGTTCGTTGCCCCTGAGGGCGCCGCAGAGCTGGACGCGACACCGCAACTCCACGTGGTCTTCCGGGAGGGCGCCAACGTCGCTGATCCGGGCGCGAACCTCACGGATGAGCTGGAGCGCGCCGAGAAGCAGAGGTGA
- a CDS encoding carboxymuconolactone decarboxylase family protein: protein MAFEDILTTIVEEGAETISKEWMDDIEKEYGRVPLIFRRMAERPEVLISHLLYKGAISRTSSIEPKYVELISLAVGSALKCPHCVEYHMQAAMRKGATREEILEVVLIAGLLANAAILANAYRIIDNVEKCTACDINTNNVGLKEPPK, encoded by the coding sequence ATGGCTTTCGAAGACATCCTTACAACGATCGTCGAGGAGGGGGCTGAGACCATCTCGAAGGAGTGGATGGACGACATCGAGAAGGAGTACGGGCGGGTTCCGCTGATCTTCCGGCGAATGGCCGAACGGCCCGAGGTGCTCATCTCGCATCTCCTCTACAAGGGGGCGATCTCCCGTACGAGCAGCATCGAGCCGAAGTACGTGGAGCTGATCAGCCTTGCCGTCGGATCCGCTCTCAAGTGCCCCCATTGCGTGGAGTACCACATGCAGGCGGCGATGCGGAAGGGGGCGACCCGCGAGGAGATATTGGAGGTGGTCCTGATAGCGGGTCTGCTGGCCAATGCGGCCATCCTGGCCAATGCATACCGCATCATCGACAACGTGGAGAAGTGCACTGCCTGCGATATCAATACCAATAACGTTGGGCTCAAAGAGCCGCCGAAGTGA
- a CDS encoding methanogenesis marker 7 protein, with amino-acid sequence MILVPITYKGGVYQHDMILELVEDLGGYVIQKQVMAQEVVLQLMVPRDDIDAIRAMAKPMAGEVTLSPLVGTEIAVISPSLEIHHLPHTSCDVAEYLREYGAKTNMIGLSRGFGKRIAQLNVEERDVINEHDLAVYVLGNFETCIARKFPALRRGIHVPIVVVGGPSREALERAIDPPVEGYVGGVGRVMHRFKRPEEIEKLEEIVSEVSRVMDRVREEIAKDPLSILPAHLMDIISDRLPELHEVTSPTPITVQMAGLRVKLPYDRFAERLRELPIDGDLRIGSVADISPSRMRNYILLKIRPFSETNIMV; translated from the coding sequence GTGATCCTCGTCCCGATCACGTATAAGGGCGGCGTGTATCAGCACGACATGATACTGGAGCTCGTGGAGGATCTGGGCGGTTACGTCATCCAGAAGCAGGTGATGGCGCAGGAGGTGGTCCTGCAGCTGATGGTGCCGAGAGACGACATCGACGCCATCCGGGCGATGGCGAAGCCGATGGCCGGCGAGGTCACCCTCTCCCCCCTTGTGGGGACGGAGATTGCCGTAATCTCGCCGAGTCTCGAGATCCACCATCTCCCGCACACCTCCTGCGACGTTGCCGAGTACCTGCGGGAGTACGGGGCGAAGACCAACATGATTGGCCTCTCCCGGGGGTTCGGCAAACGGATAGCGCAGCTCAATGTCGAAGAGCGGGACGTGATCAACGAGCACGACCTGGCGGTCTACGTGCTCGGGAACTTCGAGACCTGCATCGCCCGCAAGTTCCCCGCTCTGCGGCGGGGGATCCACGTTCCGATCGTGGTCGTCGGGGGACCGTCGCGGGAGGCGCTGGAGAGGGCGATCGATCCTCCCGTGGAGGGCTACGTGGGCGGCGTGGGACGGGTCATGCACCGCTTCAAACGCCCGGAGGAGATCGAGAAGCTGGAGGAGATCGTCTCCGAGGTGTCCCGGGTGATGGACAGGGTTCGTGAGGAGATCGCCAAAGATCCCCTCTCCATCCTCCCTGCCCACCTGATGGACATCATCAGCGACAGGCTGCCCGAGCTGCACGAGGTCACCTCGCCCACACCGATCACGGTCCAGATGGCCGGGCTGCGGGTGAAGCTGCCCTACGACAGGTTCGCCGAACGGCTGCGCGAGCTCCCGATCGATGGCGATCTGCGGATCGGAAGCGTGGCCGATATCTCCCCTTCCCGCATGCGGAACTACATCCTGCTGAAGATCCGCCCCTTCTCGGAGACCAATATCATGGTCTGA
- a CDS encoding methanogenesis marker 17 protein, which translates to MALDYFEVECPEPVGGEYYRRIASDVLQDQNLLRVVDRLHIFIDPGIPLFVAVGTMRKLPPFVTVADFAEVAVREDRAVITLGNEAYLAPLLSVLWERFGRQNVDQPDRFTVVVHGANPELHAIDGMHVSNPSEGVYKDLIYAFLHIAPEGFKVRRQQFVDGKFYFAASEDTLPEDVVDGIVRERFRRMGVTL; encoded by the coding sequence ATGGCCCTCGACTACTTCGAAGTGGAGTGCCCCGAACCCGTCGGCGGAGAGTACTACCGCAGGATCGCGTCGGACGTCCTCCAGGATCAGAACCTGCTGCGGGTGGTGGATCGGCTCCACATCTTCATCGACCCGGGCATCCCCCTCTTCGTCGCGGTGGGGACCATGCGGAAGCTCCCTCCCTTCGTCACGGTGGCGGATTTTGCCGAGGTGGCGGTGCGGGAGGACCGGGCGGTGATCACCCTCGGGAACGAGGCCTACCTGGCCCCGCTCCTCTCCGTCCTCTGGGAGCGTTTCGGACGGCAGAACGTGGATCAGCCGGATCGTTTTACGGTGGTCGTCCACGGAGCGAATCCGGAGCTGCACGCGATCGATGGGATGCATGTATCCAATCCGAGCGAGGGGGTCTATAAAGACCTGATCTACGCCTTCCTCCACATCGCCCCGGAGGGTTTCAAGGTCCGGCGACAGCAGTTCGTGGATGGCAAGTTTTACTTTGCAGCGAGCGAGGATACACTGCCGGAGGACGTGGTGGATGGCATCGTGCGCGAACGGTTCCGGAGGATGGGGGTGACGCTGTGA
- a CDS encoding methanogenesis marker 15 protein, producing the protein MTAPVRIAQLSCGSEYSGVQKEINEAAAAVNAEIFFPDISLADIERDSALFGLEARSADLKLAIARAKALVEGRIDADAVFIGTCFRCAEAAIVRNELRRYIHENSRLPVVSYSFTERTTAGTLLTRMEALTTIARRRALLAREEQVGLTLGVDSGSSTTKSIVMRDNAIVGKGWVPTTDVLKSADEAIALALGEAGVKRSELEAIGVTGYGRFLIGEHVKADLVQEELTVNSKGAVFLADRQHGPCTVIDIGGMDNKAISVQDGIPGTFTMGGICAGASGRFLEMTAKRLGVDITELGPLAMQGMGANVPMNSYCIVFGTQSLVNALSSGCSPQDVAAAACHSVAEQVFEQQLQEIDIKEPVIMVGGTSLIEGLVYAMGTLLQTEILVPRYSQFIGAVGSSLLASGFIKGE; encoded by the coding sequence ATGACCGCCCCCGTGCGGATCGCCCAGCTCTCCTGCGGCTCGGAGTACAGCGGGGTGCAGAAGGAGATCAACGAGGCTGCCGCAGCGGTTAACGCCGAGATCTTCTTCCCGGACATATCGCTTGCCGATATCGAGCGCGACTCCGCTCTCTTCGGGCTCGAGGCCCGCAGCGCCGATCTCAAACTGGCGATCGCCCGCGCCAAGGCGCTCGTTGAAGGTCGGATCGATGCTGATGCGGTGTTCATCGGGACCTGTTTCCGCTGCGCCGAGGCGGCGATCGTGCGGAACGAGCTCCGCCGCTACATTCACGAGAACTCCAGACTCCCCGTCGTCAGCTACTCGTTCACAGAGCGGACGACGGCGGGGACGCTCCTCACCCGCATGGAAGCCCTCACCACCATTGCCCGCCGCCGGGCGCTCCTCGCCCGCGAGGAGCAGGTGGGCCTGACGCTGGGCGTGGACAGCGGTTCCAGCACCACGAAGTCGATCGTGATGCGGGACAACGCCATCGTCGGCAAGGGGTGGGTGCCCACCACCGACGTGCTGAAGAGCGCGGACGAGGCGATCGCCCTGGCGCTCGGCGAGGCTGGGGTGAAGCGGTCCGAACTCGAGGCGATCGGCGTCACCGGGTATGGGCGGTTCCTGATAGGCGAGCATGTAAAGGCCGACCTCGTCCAGGAGGAGCTTACCGTGAACTCCAAGGGCGCCGTCTTCCTTGCCGATCGCCAGCACGGGCCGTGTACGGTGATCGACATCGGCGGCATGGACAACAAGGCGATCTCGGTTCAGGATGGCATACCAGGCACGTTCACCATGGGCGGCATCTGCGCCGGAGCCTCCGGGCGGTTCCTGGAGATGACGGCAAAACGGCTCGGCGTGGATATCACGGAGCTCGGGCCGCTCGCCATGCAGGGGATGGGCGCAAACGTCCCCATGAACAGCTACTGCATCGTCTTTGGCACCCAGAGCCTGGTGAACGCCCTCTCCAGCGGCTGCTCCCCCCAGGACGTCGCCGCGGCCGCCTGCCACAGCGTCGCGGAGCAGGTCTTCGAGCAGCAGCTCCAGGAGATCGACATCAAGGAGCCGGTGATCATGGTCGGCGGCACATCCCTCATCGAGGGGCTGGTGTATGCGATGGGGACGCTGCTCCAGACGGAGATCCTGGTGCCCCGCTACTCGCAGTTCATCGGCGCCGTGGGGTCCAGCCTGCTCGCCTCCGGCTTCATCAAGGGAGAGTAA
- a CDS encoding methanogenesis marker 5 protein, giving the protein MAKVFIYPTTSLILSDMVARFGHEPLGSPLGIRERIQTAGIDSPPLQITPEEPKKGLRYAAVEVPSGVRGRMAVIGPLIEHAEAAIIINDADLAFGCMGCARTNELVKYLVRRRKIPILELMYPKTEEEGIAFVAAIRRFLQELGGEKR; this is encoded by the coding sequence ATGGCGAAGGTCTTCATTTACCCCACAACGAGCCTGATCCTCTCCGACATGGTGGCACGGTTCGGGCACGAGCCCCTCGGCTCTCCGCTGGGAATCCGGGAGCGGATTCAGACGGCGGGCATCGACTCCCCGCCCCTGCAGATCACCCCCGAGGAGCCCAAGAAGGGGCTTCGCTACGCGGCGGTCGAGGTTCCGTCGGGCGTTCGGGGACGGATGGCGGTGATAGGCCCCCTGATCGAACATGCGGAGGCGGCGATCATCATCAACGACGCGGACCTGGCGTTCGGCTGCATGGGGTGCGCCCGCACCAACGAACTGGTCAAGTATCTGGTTCGGCGGCGGAAAATCCCTATCCTTGAGCTGATGTACCCGAAGACCGAGGAGGAAGGGATCGCGTTCGTGGCTGCGATCCGGAGGTTCCTCCAGGAGCTCGGGGGTGAGAAGCGATGA